A single genomic interval of Psychroserpens sp. NJDZ02 harbors:
- a CDS encoding helix-turn-helix domain-containing protein: protein MHSKDLIEAIKTRRDNLGVTQEMLADLSGVGLRTLKHFESGKGNPTLETLQKLGNALGMELTFTVKEITTK, encoded by the coding sequence ATGCACTCAAAAGATTTAATAGAAGCCATAAAAACACGTAGAGATAATTTAGGTGTAACACAAGAAATGCTTGCAGACCTTTCTGGTGTAGGTTTGCGTACGCTAAAACATTTTGAAAGCGGTAAAGGGAATCCAACTTTAGAAACGTTACAAAAATTGGGTAATGCATTGGGTATGGAGTTAACATTTACGGTTAAAGAGATAACTACTAAATAA
- a CDS encoding GIY-YIG nuclease family protein produces the protein MKPGYIYILTNKNNTTLYVGVTAYLKKRIL, from the coding sequence ATGAAACCAGGTTACATTTACATACTAACCAATAAAAATAACACCACATTATATGTTGGTGTTACTGCGTATTTAAAGAAACGGATACTGTAA
- a CDS encoding 5' nucleotidase, NT5C type — translation MKKIVLIDMDGVLVELGDGPFSVNKNKKGFFLNNKPIKGAIDAFKELSKKYDCYIVTTPVWSNPHCWMEKRLWVEKHIGLEAKNRLILTHHKNLVKGDYIIDDTKNHGVDKFEGEHIHFGTDAFLGWHHVLDYLLY, via the coding sequence ATGAAGAAGATAGTGCTAATAGATATGGATGGTGTTTTAGTAGAATTAGGTGATGGGCCATTTAGTGTGAATAAAAATAAGAAAGGATTTTTCTTAAATAATAAGCCAATAAAAGGAGCAATAGATGCTTTTAAAGAATTAAGTAAGAAGTATGATTGTTATATAGTAACAACTCCAGTTTGGAGTAACCCACATTGTTGGATGGAAAAACGTTTATGGGTTGAAAAACATATTGGATTGGAGGCAAAAAACAGACTTATTTTAACTCATCATAAAAACTTAGTAAAAGGTGATTATATTATTGATGACACAAAAAATCATGGAGTTGATAAATTTGAAGGAGAGCATATTCATTTTGGTACTGATGCCTTTTTAGGATGGCATCATGTTCTAGATTATCTATTGTATTAA
- a CDS encoding viperin family antiviral radical SAM protein, protein MKNKITLSGFAGTGKSTVGKRIQEQLNFEFVSVGNYSRKYAMEKYGLTINEFQEQCKAQPELDNEIDEKFRLECNSKENLVIDYRLGFHFIKNAFHVLLKVSDESASKRIRLANRNDEVTSAKAIQQRNQKMRDRFQDNYGVDFTSDKNYDLVINTDDLTANEVAELIMEQYQKSNTVTKIPSVNFHLWQPCNMRCKFCFATFLDVKQEYVPKGHLPEDEALEVVRKIAAAGFEKITFAGGEPLLCKWLPKLIKTAKELGMTTMIVTNGSQLTDSFLKENKAYLDWIAVSIDSLDEENNIKMGRAITGQKPLSKTFYYELINKIHQYGYGLKINTVVNKVNYKDNLASFIAKAKPKRWKVLQVLPIKGQNDNKIDAFKITDEEYAHFLDTHKDVETIVPESNDEIKGSYVMVDPAGRFFDNAAGTHNYSKPILEVGIQEALKTMNYDFDKFLNRGGVYDWNTNKNQDLRKEEVCYE, encoded by the coding sequence ATGAAAAATAAAATAACATTAAGTGGATTTGCAGGAACAGGGAAATCTACAGTAGGAAAACGTATTCAAGAACAGTTAAATTTTGAGTTTGTTTCTGTTGGAAATTACTCTAGGAAATATGCAATGGAAAAGTATGGATTGACTATTAACGAATTTCAAGAGCAATGCAAAGCACAACCAGAATTGGATAATGAAATAGACGAGAAGTTTAGATTAGAATGTAATAGCAAAGAAAATCTTGTAATTGATTACAGATTAGGGTTTCATTTTATTAAAAATGCATTTCATGTGTTATTAAAAGTATCTGATGAAAGCGCTTCTAAAAGAATTCGTTTAGCAAATAGAAATGATGAGGTTACAAGTGCAAAAGCCATTCAGCAAAGAAACCAGAAGATGAGAGATCGGTTTCAAGATAATTATGGTGTAGATTTTACTAGCGATAAAAACTATGATTTGGTTATTAATACGGACGATTTAACAGCCAATGAAGTTGCAGAGTTAATAATGGAACAGTATCAAAAAAGTAACACTGTAACTAAAATACCAAGCGTGAACTTTCATCTATGGCAACCATGTAATATGCGATGCAAGTTTTGCTTTGCTACTTTTTTAGACGTAAAACAAGAGTATGTGCCAAAAGGACATTTACCAGAAGATGAAGCTTTAGAAGTGGTGAGAAAGATAGCGGCAGCAGGATTTGAAAAAATAACCTTTGCAGGCGGGGAGCCTTTGCTTTGCAAATGGTTGCCAAAACTAATTAAAACAGCAAAAGAATTAGGAATGACCACTATGATTGTTACTAACGGAAGTCAGTTAACTGATTCTTTTTTAAAGGAAAACAAAGCTTATTTAGACTGGATTGCGGTAAGTATAGACAGTTTAGATGAAGAAAATAATATTAAAATGGGAAGAGCAATCACTGGACAAAAACCATTGTCTAAAACATTTTATTATGAGTTAATAAACAAGATTCATCAATATGGTTACGGCTTAAAAATTAACACTGTAGTTAACAAAGTAAATTATAAAGACAACTTAGCTTCCTTTATAGCAAAGGCCAAACCAAAACGCTGGAAAGTATTACAAGTATTACCAATAAAAGGTCAGAATGATAATAAAATTGATGCATTTAAAATTACAGATGAAGAATACGCTCATTTTTTAGACACTCATAAAGATGTAGAAACTATTGTTCCAGAATCTAATGATGAAATTAAAGGAAGTTATGTTATGGTAGATCCTGCAGGGCGTTTTTTTGATAATGCAGCAGGAACACATAATTATAGTAAACCAATTTTAGAAGTTGGTATACAGGAAGCTTTAAAAACAATGAATTATGATTTTGATAAATTTTTAAATAGAGGTGGAGTTTATGATTGGAATACTAATAAGAACCAAGATTTAAGAAAGGAGGAGGTTTGTTATGAGTAA
- a CDS encoding LytR/AlgR family response regulator transcription factor: protein MIRYILVDDQPKTLKYVKAKIDTLPKDYELKHVESYDSSKKAYENINKDDFDLLIVDFDMPVYNGIELAQKIGDNKKIIFLTGETEKEKQVINSLDISGYLSKPFDIEEFEAILKNKVIGKINKNNTFKKGERLSIAIGVNQDIGFCPDETCYISTSRNIKKYQSNKNCVHFFGEQDDVTVTNVRISINELSKKLEPYGFEKINQSTIVNLSKIDKRNNKELTLLGSEEEFTIGDNEKKGIVSRIRTLFGV, encoded by the coding sequence ATGATACGTTATATACTTGTAGACGATCAACCTAAAACTTTAAAATACGTTAAGGCTAAAATAGATACTCTACCCAAAGACTATGAACTCAAACATGTAGAAAGTTATGACAGTTCTAAAAAAGCTTATGAAAATATAAATAAAGATGACTTTGATTTACTTATAGTCGATTTTGACATGCCTGTGTATAATGGCATTGAGTTAGCTCAAAAAATTGGTGATAATAAAAAAATCATTTTTTTAACAGGAGAAACTGAAAAAGAAAAACAAGTCATTAATAGTTTGGATATTTCAGGATACTTAAGTAAACCTTTTGATATTGAAGAATTTGAAGCTATTTTAAAAAATAAGGTGATTGGAAAAATAAATAAAAATAATACCTTTAAAAAAGGAGAACGATTATCTATTGCAATTGGTGTTAATCAAGACATAGGTTTTTGTCCTGACGAAACCTGTTACATTTCAACATCACGAAACATAAAAAAATATCAATCCAATAAAAACTGTGTTCATTTTTTTGGTGAGCAAGACGACGTTACTGTTACTAATGTTCGAATTAGTATTAACGAGCTTTCTAAAAAACTAGAACCTTACGGTTTTGAAAAAATAAACCAAAGTACTATTGTTAATCTATCTAAAATTGATAAAAGAAATAACAAAGAACTTACTTTATTGGGAAGTGAAGAAGAATTTACTATTGGAGATAATGAAAAAAAAGGAATAGTCTCTAGAATAAGAACGCTATTTGGTGTTTAG
- a CDS encoding GIY-YIG nuclease family protein codes for MKPGYVYILTNKNNTTLYVGVTAYLKKRILQHKEKHDPKSFTARYNLDKLVYHEAHQMIGDAIAREKQLKAGNRAKKIALIESVNPEWLDLFDEL; via the coding sequence ATGAAACCAGGTTACGTTTACATACTAACCAATAAAAATAACACCACATTATATGTTGGTGTGACTGCCTATTTAAAAAAGAGGATACTGCAACATAAAGAAAAACATGATCCAAAATCGTTTACGGCTAGATACAATTTAGACAAACTGGTATATCATGAAGCACACCAAATGATTGGTGACGCAATAGCAAGAGAAAAACAATTAAAAGCAGGAAATAGAGCAAAAAAAATAGCACTAATCGAAAGTGTAAATCCAGAATGGTTAGATTTGTTTGATGAGTTGTAA
- a CDS encoding type I restriction endonuclease subunit R, whose amino-acid sequence MTKQSEAQLENNLIKQLAGLGYQNVTIKDGDALVSNLKAQLEAFNKTVFSSKEFDTILNHLAKGNVFEKAKTLRDRFNITRENGDSFYVRFFNSEDYASNLFQVTNQITQEGTYKNRYDVTLLVNGLPLVQIELKRRGLEIKEAFNQINRYQRHSFWSNHGLFQYVQLFVISNGVNTKYLANNKLQSVKQTFFWADANNKNITELTAFASSFLNPNHLGKMIAKYIVHNQTHKILMVLRPYQFYATEHIVNQVATSNDNGYIWHTTGSGKTLTSFKASQLIMDLPDVHKVVFVVDRKDLDYQTMLEFNSFKKDSVDVTDNTQSLVRQLTDDSKLVLTTIQKLNNAISKANYNKSLSHLKDKKVVFIFDECHRSQFGQTHKTITEYFKKSQLFGFTGTPIFKDNASKNDLGKRTTKDLFGNCLHKYVITDAIKDQNVLRFGIEYVGKYKQKGNTLIDIEVEAIDTAAVFADPKRLEKIADYMIAYHSQKTFNKEYSALFAVSNINTLIAYYDIFKRKKLLGEHDLRIATIFSYGTNEDDEDAQDYIPDNTLQQAAEPQAQYKTSHSREKLDEYITDYNQMYNTSFSTKDSQQFENYFKDISKRLKEREKTTFQDKDRLDIVIVVNMMLTGFDAKKVNTLYVDKNLKYHGLIQAYSRTNRILGEQKSQGNILCFRNLKGATDEAITLFSNKEAIEEIILPPYEKIAEKFDDALKNLLEIAPTFQDVDNLPSETEELAFIQAFRRLLRAKNVLESYTDFEWDDLGIDEQTFEDYKSKYLDLHDKVKDENQKHKTSILDDIDFELELIHRDQINVAYILQLLAKLKDVKSVDAQAQKKAIIDMLSGDVELRSKRELIEKFIEENLPHISDVDNIQDEFERYWHEEKILALSKMCEEEHLDQKQFKALIESYTDYGREPLRDDIFKCLDNRPSILKAREIGERILDKMKEFVQVFVQGMTG is encoded by the coding sequence ATGACTAAACAATCTGAAGCACAGCTAGAAAATAACCTAATTAAACAATTAGCAGGTTTAGGCTACCAAAACGTAACCATAAAAGATGGAGACGCTTTAGTTTCTAATTTAAAAGCACAACTTGAAGCTTTTAACAAAACCGTATTTTCTTCTAAAGAGTTTGATACCATTTTAAACCATTTGGCAAAAGGTAATGTGTTTGAAAAAGCAAAAACACTTCGCGATCGTTTTAATATTACCAGAGAAAACGGAGATAGTTTTTATGTACGCTTTTTTAATAGTGAAGATTATGCTAGTAATCTGTTTCAGGTTACCAACCAAATAACCCAAGAAGGTACGTACAAAAACCGTTACGATGTCACGTTATTAGTAAACGGTTTACCATTAGTACAAATAGAGTTAAAGCGTCGTGGTTTAGAAATTAAAGAAGCTTTTAATCAGATTAATAGGTATCAAAGACACTCGTTTTGGTCAAATCATGGGTTGTTTCAATATGTGCAATTGTTTGTTATTAGTAACGGTGTAAATACAAAGTATTTAGCTAATAATAAGTTGCAATCGGTTAAGCAAACTTTCTTTTGGGCAGATGCCAACAATAAAAATATTACAGAATTAACAGCATTTGCTTCTTCATTTTTAAACCCAAACCATTTGGGTAAAATGATTGCTAAATATATAGTGCATAACCAAACGCATAAAATTTTAATGGTCTTGCGTCCATATCAATTTTATGCAACCGAGCATATTGTAAATCAAGTAGCCACTAGTAACGACAATGGTTACATTTGGCACACAACAGGTTCTGGAAAAACCTTGACGTCTTTTAAGGCAAGTCAGTTAATTATGGATTTGCCAGACGTACACAAAGTGGTGTTTGTGGTAGACCGTAAAGATTTAGATTACCAAACCATGTTAGAGTTTAATAGCTTTAAAAAAGATAGTGTAGATGTTACGGACAATACACAGTCTTTGGTTAGGCAATTAACAGACGATTCTAAATTGGTATTAACTACTATTCAAAAGTTAAACAATGCCATTTCTAAAGCCAATTACAACAAAAGCTTATCGCATTTAAAAGATAAAAAAGTAGTCTTTATTTTTGATGAGTGCCATCGCAGTCAGTTTGGACAAACACATAAAACCATAACGGAATATTTTAAAAAGAGTCAATTATTCGGTTTTACAGGAACACCTATTTTTAAAGACAATGCCTCTAAAAACGATTTAGGAAAACGTACCACCAAAGACTTATTTGGTAACTGTTTACATAAATACGTGATTACAGATGCTATAAAAGACCAAAACGTATTACGTTTTGGGATAGAGTACGTTGGTAAATACAAACAAAAAGGAAATACTTTAATTGATATTGAGGTTGAAGCTATTGATACAGCTGCCGTTTTTGCAGACCCAAAACGTTTAGAGAAAATTGCAGATTATATGATTGCGTATCACAGTCAGAAAACGTTTAATAAAGAGTATTCGGCTTTATTTGCAGTAAGTAATATTAATACGCTAATTGCTTATTACGATATCTTCAAACGTAAAAAACTTTTAGGAGAACACGATTTACGAATTGCGACTATTTTTAGTTATGGAACAAATGAGGACGATGAAGATGCACAAGATTATATTCCTGATAATACGTTACAACAAGCAGCAGAACCGCAAGCGCAATACAAAACCAGTCATAGTAGAGAAAAGCTAGACGAATACATTACGGATTACAACCAAATGTATAATACTAGTTTTTCGACTAAGGATAGTCAGCAGTTTGAAAACTATTTTAAAGATATTAGTAAGCGTTTAAAAGAACGTGAAAAAACAACGTTTCAAGATAAAGATCGATTAGATATTGTTATTGTAGTAAATATGATGCTAACAGGTTTTGATGCTAAAAAGGTAAATACACTGTACGTTGATAAAAACTTAAAGTATCATGGTTTAATACAAGCGTATTCTAGAACGAACAGGATTTTAGGCGAACAAAAGTCGCAAGGAAACATATTGTGCTTTAGAAATCTTAAAGGGGCAACAGATGAAGCGATTACGTTGTTTTCTAACAAAGAAGCGATTGAAGAAATTATATTGCCACCTTATGAAAAGATTGCAGAGAAGTTTGATGACGCCTTAAAAAACCTGTTAGAAATAGCACCAACGTTTCAAGATGTAGATAATTTACCAAGTGAAACCGAAGAGTTAGCTTTTATACAAGCGTTTAGACGATTACTTCGTGCGAAAAATGTATTAGAGTCGTACACCGATTTTGAATGGGATGATTTAGGCATAGACGAACAAACGTTTGAAGATTACAAAAGCAAGTATTTAGATTTGCATGATAAGGTTAAAGACGAAAACCAAAAGCATAAAACATCTATTTTAGATGATATTGATTTTGAATTAGAGTTGATTCATCGTGATCAAATAAACGTAGCCTACATTTTACAACTTTTAGCAAAATTAAAAGATGTTAAATCTGTGGATGCGCAAGCACAGAAAAAAGCAATAATAGATATGCTATCTGGTGATGTTGAATTACGTAGCAAACGTGAACTAATTGAAAAATTTATAGAAGAAAACTTACCACATATTAGTGATGTAGATAATATTCAAGACGAATTTGAACGGTATTGGCACGAAGAAAAAATATTAGCATTGTCTAAAATGTGTGAAGAAGAACACTTAGACCAAAAACAATTTAAAGCCTTAATAGAAAGCTACACAGATTATGGTCGCGAGCCTTTACGCGATGATATTTTTAAATGTTTAGATAATAGACCAAGCATATTAAAAGCACGCGAAATTGGAGAGCGTATTTTAGATAAAATGAAGGAGTTTGTTCAGGTGTTTGTTCAAGGGATGACTGGGTAG
- the rhuM gene encoding virulence protein RhuM/Fic/DOC family protein codes for MSEIVIYKSDLNQIEVSVQFDKDTVWLNQSEITTLFERDQSVISRHINNVFKEGELDKKSNMQKMHIANSDKPVVYYSLDVIISVGYRVKSKQGTQFRIWANSILKAYLVEGFAINKKRLQQKTAQLTALKKVVALQEKVLTDYNLTTNETQGLIHVISQYSKALDILDDYDHQRLQIPQTSHQEVFKINYNEARKAIDELGRQTHFEGLFGIEKDDSFKGSLQNIYQTFNGKDLYPYIEEKAAHLLYFVVKNHSFTDGNKRIAAFIFVWFLDRNNLLHNQNGLKRISDNTLVALTLMLAESHPEDKDMMIKVITNLLIED; via the coding sequence ATGAGTGAAATAGTAATCTATAAATCTGATTTAAATCAAATTGAAGTATCGGTTCAGTTTGATAAAGATACTGTTTGGCTTAATCAATCTGAAATTACTACCTTATTTGAAAGAGACCAATCTGTAATTTCTAGACACATAAATAACGTTTTTAAAGAGGGAGAATTAGATAAAAAAAGCAATATGCAAAAAATGCATATTGCAAATTCAGATAAACCAGTTGTATATTATAGTTTAGATGTAATTATATCTGTAGGTTATAGAGTAAAATCTAAACAAGGTACACAATTTAGAATATGGGCAAATAGTATTTTAAAAGCGTATTTGGTAGAAGGCTTTGCTATTAACAAAAAACGCTTACAACAAAAAACAGCACAACTAACTGCCTTAAAAAAAGTAGTTGCGTTGCAAGAAAAAGTACTTACAGACTACAATTTAACTACTAACGAAACACAAGGTTTAATACATGTAATTAGTCAATATAGTAAAGCGCTAGATATACTTGATGATTACGACCACCAACGTCTGCAAATACCACAAACTTCACACCAAGAAGTATTTAAAATTAATTATAACGAAGCAAGAAAAGCTATAGACGAATTAGGAAGGCAAACACATTTTGAAGGCCTTTTTGGTATTGAAAAAGATGATTCGTTTAAAGGCTCTTTGCAAAACATTTACCAAACCTTTAATGGTAAAGATTTATATCCTTATATAGAAGAAAAAGCAGCACATTTATTATACTTTGTAGTTAAAAATCATTCGTTTACAGATGGGAATAAGCGTATTGCTGCATTTATTTTTGTGTGGTTTTTAGACAGAAACAACTTGTTACATAACCAAAACGGATTGAAACGTATTAGTGATAACACTTTGGTAGCATTAACTTTAATGCTTGCTGAAAGTCATCCAGAAGACAAGGATATGATGATTAAAGTAATTACAAATCTTTTAATTGAAGATTAA
- a CDS encoding DUF3800 domain-containing protein: MSKTFNIYCDESCHLENDHKKYMVLGSVSSAYNQVKRHTERINNLKDKHKFNAEIKWSKVSNSKLQFYKELVDYFFDTDLRFRAVVVDKAKIDNDTHGQDYDTFYYKMYYSLLNHKKNSEYSYNVYLDIKDDLSTYKVEKLKEILNIEYGVFRNVQNIRSHESILMQLADFIMGAISYNLNNEKKSVTAKTQIIERIKMHADQHLQASSNWAESKLNLFFIELK; encoded by the coding sequence ATGAGTAAAACATTTAATATTTATTGCGACGAGAGTTGCCATTTAGAGAACGACCATAAAAAATATATGGTTTTAGGTTCTGTTAGCTCGGCATACAATCAAGTAAAAAGGCATACAGAACGTATTAATAATTTAAAAGATAAACATAAGTTTAATGCAGAAATTAAATGGTCTAAAGTGTCTAATTCTAAACTTCAGTTTTATAAGGAATTGGTAGATTATTTTTTTGATACAGATTTACGTTTTAGAGCAGTAGTTGTAGATAAAGCAAAAATAGATAACGATACACATGGTCAAGATTATGATACATTTTACTACAAAATGTATTACTCACTTTTAAACCATAAAAAAAATAGTGAGTATAGTTACAATGTATATTTAGACATTAAAGACGATTTAAGTACATATAAAGTAGAAAAGCTAAAAGAGATTTTAAATATAGAATATGGTGTATTTAGAAATGTACAAAACATACGTTCTCACGAGAGTATTTTAATGCAATTGGCAGATTTTATAATGGGAGCAATTTCTTATAATTTAAATAATGAAAAGAAATCAGTTACTGCCAAAACACAAATTATAGAGCGTATAAAAATGCATGCAGACCAGCATTTGCAAGCATCATCTAATTGGGCAGAATCTAAGTTAAACTTATTTTTTATAGAATTAAAATAG
- a CDS encoding restriction endonuclease subunit S, translating into MAIENNKPTVIASQPSSEPSLRGGTTKQSHNAKESNKQIASSLAMTDRKVPKLRFKEFEGEWDSDNMNNITSYVDYRGRGPEKSDQGIFLVTAKNIKKGYIDYENSKEYVPIKNYSIVMSKGLPKVGDILFTTEAPLGNIAQVDNPNIALAQRVIKLRGKECIDNTYLLHYMLAPIYQKLINRKAIGTTVQGISGKELRRTKVSFPNLPEQQKIANFLTAVDTKIQQLNTKKEHLEQYKKGVMQQLFTQQLRFKPDTSQPSLRGGTTKQSATNENQTQFPDWEEKKLGEVCEKIQDGNYGASYPKADEFVEIGIPFLTSKALGTGGSIISDKIDFIPLEKHKELKKAHLKLNDVLFTNRGANVGAIAFVDESIAHGNIGPQLTLLRVNQDVIESEFLLHSMNSFGVRKQIASQDSGSAMNFFGIGATSKFKLKIPHPKEQQKIANYLSAIDLKIEAVNTQISNTQAFKKGLLQQMFV; encoded by the coding sequence ATGGCGATAGAAAACAATAAACCAACAGTCATTGCTTCACAACCGTCGTCAGAACCGTCATTGCGAGGAGGCACGACGAAGCAATCTCATAATGCAAAGGAAAGCAACAAGCAGATTGCTTCGTCCCTCGCAATGACAGATAGAAAAGTACCCAAACTACGTTTTAAAGAGTTTGAAGGTGAATGGGATTCTGATAATATGAATAATATTACTTCTTATGTTGATTACAGAGGAAGAGGTCCAGAAAAATCAGATCAAGGAATTTTTTTAGTTACTGCCAAGAATATTAAGAAAGGCTATATTGATTATGAAAATTCAAAAGAATATGTTCCTATAAAAAATTACTCTATAGTTATGAGTAAAGGTTTACCAAAGGTTGGAGATATTTTATTTACGACAGAAGCACCTCTTGGGAACATTGCTCAAGTTGATAATCCTAATATTGCCTTAGCGCAAAGAGTTATAAAACTAAGAGGTAAAGAATGTATAGATAATACATATTTACTACATTATATGTTAGCTCCTATTTATCAAAAATTAATAAATAGAAAAGCAATTGGAACAACAGTACAAGGGATTTCTGGTAAAGAATTGCGAAGAACAAAAGTTAGTTTTCCCAACCTCCCAGAACAACAAAAAATAGCCAATTTCCTAACCGCAGTAGACACCAAAATACAGCAACTAAACACCAAAAAAGAACATTTAGAGCAGTACAAAAAAGGCGTTATGCAACAACTGTTTACCCAACAACTACGTTTTAAACCAGACACGTCGCAACCGTCATTGCGAGGAGGCACGACGAAGCAATCTGCCACTAATGAAAACCAAACACAATTTCCAGATTGGGAAGAGAAGAAGTTGGGAGAGGTTTGTGAAAAAATACAAGATGGAAATTATGGAGCATCATATCCTAAGGCTGATGAATTTGTAGAAATTGGTATTCCTTTTTTAACATCAAAAGCATTAGGTACAGGAGGTTCTATTATTTCTGATAAAATTGATTTTATACCATTAGAAAAGCATAAAGAGTTAAAAAAAGCACATTTAAAATTAAATGATGTTCTTTTCACAAATCGAGGAGCAAATGTTGGCGCAATTGCTTTTGTAGATGAATCTATTGCTCACGGAAATATTGGGCCACAACTGACTTTATTAAGAGTTAATCAAGATGTTATTGAAAGTGAGTTTTTACTTCATTCAATGAATTCTTTTGGTGTAAGGAAACAGATTGCTTCACAGGATAGTGGAAGTGCAATGAACTTTTTTGGTATTGGTGCAACATCTAAATTCAAACTAAAAATTCCACATCCAAAAGAACAACAAAAAATAGCCAATTATTTAAGTGCTATAGATTTAAAAATAGAAGCGGTAAACACACAAATTAGTAACACGCAAGCGTTTAAAAAAGGGTTGTTGCAGCAGATGTTTGTTTAA